From Gossypium raimondii isolate GPD5lz chromosome 11, ASM2569854v1, whole genome shotgun sequence:
CTACTAATCTTTTTCATCCCCtttactctctctctctccctctgTAGCCACTTTGCTATAGCCCCTATAAGTGACTTTAACATGCATCGGATTTGTTTGCAACATTTGTTCTCTTGAACGTAGGATCAGACTCAGATGTCTGATCGGAAAACTGGGTTTATGGCCGACCAACTATCCAAGACAACCTCGATTTTCGGTTTACGATTATGGGTAGTTCTTGGTGTCTGTGTAGGAGCAGCTTTTGTTCTCTTCCTTTTCCTAATTTCACTTTGGCTTGCTTCTAAACGAACTAAACGTAAGCCTTGTTCGAAACCAGGAATCCCAGTTGTTTCCAAAGAGATCCAGGAGAtcaaaatcgacccacccaagCCTCACAGGACTCAAATTCAAGCCGACCCTGACCCAAGTACGGGTATTGAGAGACAGGCCTTGCTTCTGCCTCTTGAAGAGGAGAGTCCAACTGGTTATCATGGAATTCACATTGAGATTGGAAAAGATCATAGAATTTCCTACCCAGGTTTATCTCCACAGACAAGTGGCGAGGCACGTGCTGATTACGTGGCAGGAGCGGCGCCTGAAGTTTCACATTTGGGATGGGGACATTGGTATACCCTGAGAGAGCTTGAGGTTTCAACAAATGGGTTTGCAGATGAGAAAGTGATAGGTGAGGGTGGGTATGGGATTGTTTACCATGGTATTTTGGAGGATAACACTCAGGTTGCTGTCAAGAACTTGCTCAACAACAggtgattttatttaatcaattgtTTGTATCCCTACGTATTGGAGAAATTAGTGGCATTGTTAGTGAAATGAAGCATGTGGTAATGTGCAGGGGACAAGCTGAGAAGGAGTTTAAAGTTGAAGTAGAGGCAATTGGACGAGTTAGGCATAAGAATTTAGTCAGGTTGCTAGGTTACTGTGCTGAAGGAGCTCACAGGTAAGCCTGTTTTTGCCTATCAGCGCTTTGGCATCCCTTTCTATAACTCTGTAACTAAATGGCATTTACTTGTTTGTTTGCCTTATTATTAGGATGCTGGTATACGAGTATGTAAATAATGGAAATTTAGAGCAGTGGCTTCATGGGGACGTAGGACCTTGCAGCCCTCTTACTTGGGACATTCGGATGAATATCATCCTGGGAACAGCGAAAGGGTTTGATCGAGATCTAATGAAACTTTCATTTCCGCTTTATTTATGCTGTTTTCTTCTTACATTGTTTAATTTCTTCTGACTGAATTGTTGATTAGGTTAGCTTACCTTCATGAGGGACTTGAGCCTAAAGTTGTTCACCGTGATATTAAATCAAGCAACATCCTACTCGACAAGCGTTGGAACCCCAAGGTTTCAGACTTTGGCCTAGCCAAGCTCTTGGGCTCTGAGAGCAGCTACATTACAACTCGAGTCATGGGAACATTTGGGTTCGTAAAATGCTTCCCTTTCATTCTGCCTGCTGGTGTGATTTTTGTGTATTTGGTCACATAGTTTCGGTTTTTGTAGCTATGTAGCTCCTGAATATGCTAGCACCGGCATGCTGAACGAAAGAAGTGATGTGTATAGCTTTGGGATTCTTATTATGGAAATAATTACCGGGAGGAACCCAGTTGATTACAGCCGGCCTCCAGAAGAGGTTTGTACCATGTATCCGATATCATTTTGTTGGTTGAATATGCAAAAGATGATTGTTTTATCAGACAAAAGAAATGCTATTTAGGCTTCCTTCTTGCTTTCCCATGTTGCTTTTTGATTGAAAGTCAAGAATTTCCAGGTGAACTTAATTGAATGGCTTAAGAAGATGGTTGCTAACAGGAATCCAGAGGGAGTATTGGATCCCAAGCTACCTGAGAAACCCACTTCTAGAGCATTGAAGCGAGCTCTACTTGTAGCTTTACGTTGTGTAGATGCAAATGCGCAAAAGCGACCAAAGATGGGCCATATCATACATATGCTCGAAGCTGAAGAATCCCCCTTCAAAGATGTAAGTGCACAATAACTGCAAATAAGTTTCAAGCAAGTTCAGTGTAGCACTTTCTGCATATAAGGAATGCAGTCGtaacaaatttaatgaatttagtcgcatcttaaaagttttaaaatatagcGAATGTGGTTATTTCCATAAAagaattttgagcaaaatgcaTGTGTAGTAAATTGTTGAAGAAGTCTTCTCTAAAATTCACAATATGAGTAATACAAACATCAAAGGTGGCTGCAGAGTTCACGTCAAATCGGCTTTGGAAGTGCAGAATGTATGTTTAGTGAACAGTTGCTCCTTTTTCCTTTGCTAtggatatattttataatttccctCTTCATACAGCTTATATTT
This genomic window contains:
- the LOC105803925 gene encoding probable serine/threonine-protein kinase At1g01540, with the protein product MSDRKTGFMADQLSKTTSIFGLRLWVVLGVCVGAAFVLFLFLISLWLASKRTKRKPCSKPGIPVVSKEIQEIKIDPPKPHRTQIQADPDPSTGIERQALLLPLEEESPTGYHGIHIEIGKDHRISYPGLSPQTSGEARADYVAGAAPEVSHLGWGHWYTLRELEVSTNGFADEKVIGEGGYGIVYHGILEDNTQVAVKNLLNNRGQAEKEFKVEVEAIGRVRHKNLVRLLGYCAEGAHRMLVYEYVNNGNLEQWLHGDVGPCSPLTWDIRMNIILGTAKGLAYLHEGLEPKVVHRDIKSSNILLDKRWNPKVSDFGLAKLLGSESSYITTRVMGTFGYVAPEYASTGMLNERSDVYSFGILIMEIITGRNPVDYSRPPEEVNLIEWLKKMVANRNPEGVLDPKLPEKPTSRALKRALLVALRCVDANAQKRPKMGHIIHMLEAEESPFKDDSRAGRDAGQAHCNSTKNESTEKKVADSDGHEDAVHPNSAQS